Below is a genomic region from Anabas testudineus chromosome 13, fAnaTes1.2, whole genome shotgun sequence.
ATAAACTGAGTCTCACTGCAGCACTCTGAGCTCCGGTCGCACTGGCAGAGCTTCAAGCCGGTTAGCAATCAGAATGACTAACAGCGTTATAAAATGCATCAGGAGCAAAAAGCTACCCTATCTGTCCCAGTTTAGAGTAGAACTGGTCCTGACATGGAGGGATGGTCTAGATTGAACAAGTTCTGCTGCAGTTCACATGCATTCAGCAGCTAATTGTTTAACTGGTAGTTCAGTAAAAATCAGTCAGTGGTGCTACAGTAGGGATGATGCTTCCAGGGTTATGTTATTTGTAAagctcagctgctgcagaactgAAATCTCCATTTTGTTCAGAATGCAATAAGTCTCAGTGCGAAAAGTTAAAATTTGGTGAGGGCTCTgactgtttttgtaaatttagTGTCGATTCACAAAGTGCACAGTGCAATATTTCTTATATTGAACACAATGTTGTAGCAATCGATCCAACACATGAGAAACTTCAATCTGGAATACGGGGGCCAAACACATACTAATAGAAATCCAGGTTTCCACATAGTATCAAAATAGAAGTCCACTGTACAAAATCAATTCTGCtaccattttctttttctacaatTGCCCCAAGACGTACAACCTTCTCTCTGATGCTGCAGAGCCCTAACCATGCCTGCCTGCTGTGCCGCTCTGCTCTGCCTGGTCCTCCTGCTGCTGGGAGGTTTAGTGCTGTCCATTTGCCCCTCTGTGTGCTCCTGCAGCAGAGGACATCGCATGGTGGACTGTTCGTCGCGAGGCTTAACCAAGCTACCGCATGGTCTGCAGCACAACATTCACTTTCTCAACCTCTCTTTTAACAGGTAAGCATGGTAGTGTTATCTGGTTACAGGCCTGCTCTACTTGAGTGCTGTGGTTACAGAGTACGGGATTCTACATTTCAGTTCAAGCTGCTGCTTTACTATGTTGACTCATAAGAATAAATTGGTGTGCTGAAGGTCAAAGTAAacagaactgaaaaaaaaaaaaaaatagctggCCCAGATAATCATCTATGTAAACCTCAATTTGACCAAATTAGATAATCTCAAATACTTCCACTGAAAACTGTCAGTGATCACAATGTATGGTGGCAAAGCACTTGAATGTTTGATTAGTTAGAACATCCAGTAACCTTTGTTGGATTGGTAGAATCAGTAGTTTATGTTGCAGACATATAGAATGCAATGCACAATATGTAACATTACTGAGTTACTCTGTGGTTGTGGTTCACTTATTTATGGCTAAGGTCATTCTATTAAGAAGAAATTCTGTTAATAGTTGACTTGTTTCAATGAccaggcttttcttttttctcttacGAAAACATCAACAGCCAACTTGTTGATGCTACATGATGCACATGctataaatgtattattctaACAGCTTGCAGGGTCTGGACAGTCAGCTCAGCCACTATGCCCACCTACGAACCCTGGACCTGTCCTACAACCGCCTGGAGAGCATGCCCCTTGCCTTGCCGAGGTCTCTTTGGGACATTCGAGCAGCAGGGAACCATATGCGCTCGctggacaaaaatgacacaGCTTACCACTGGAATCTAAAAGTTTTGGATCTGTCGGACAACGAACTGGAGAGAGTGGTCTTCATCAACAACACATTGCCCAGTCTCCAAGCTCTTAACCTCAGTCAAAACAGGTTTTGGACTGTGCCCACAAACATGCCTCACAACCTGGAGATCATTGATTTGTCACATAACTTTCTGGTGCAGATTCTGCCAGGATCGCTGGATCGGCTGCCCAGGCTGGTTCAGCTCTACTTGCATGTTAATCGCTTCTCCTGGTTGTCTGAGGGGGTCTTTGATAAGTTGACAAGGCTAGAGGTGATGACTCTTGGGGACAACCCCTGGGcttgtgaagaagaagaaaacataacaaAGCTCCTGAGATGGGCTGAGCAGACGCATGCAACTGTCTTAGGCTGCCCCTGTTATACAAGACCTATCTGTGGACAAAGTCATCTGGCAACACCAGGGAGGGAGTGGCACTCTGCGCTCTTCACAGAGCCACCACTCTGGGTTAACAGCAGAGGCGATGGACAATCGCCTGCAAGGACTCCAGAGGTTACATCAAGTTACCAGGTCAAATCTGCAATTTTTGAGACTGGGATATATcaggaaaaaagaggaagtaatGAATCTGGGGACCATGTGATGTTTGTCTGGACATCATCTACAAGTTTTGATAGTTTCTccgcacacacaagcacaacagCGCACCCACGGTCTTCAGCAAACAAGCCCAAAGTGGCTAACTCACGGAATAAAGGTCATGGATTACTTGTTAAGACTCAAAAAACTGTAACCCTGACAATTTTAGTAATTACAACACTTGTGTTCAACACTTACTGATCCACCTGGGATGGCAGCATAGACAATTTGCCAATTTTGGACAATGACTGTATGACCACCTTACTCCAGTTAGGGCCTCCATTGTTAATTCCAAAAACGGTTGTGACTGTTACTGCCTTCTGTCACCATCATATAGTTTATCATTGTTTCACCTAGctcaaaatgtacaaaatgctAATGTCTGGTATTTCTGTACACAAAGATTAGCTgtaaacacaaaggaaaaaacatctcAGATTGTGTGAAGATATGATTCAACTGGTGTGCTAATGTCAATAATCAGAGTGCCATGGCAGACTGTGCTTTATGCTTCCTCATAATACTGATGCTTTTGCTGATGCGTTATTTAAAGAGATTTacaatatattacaatatacactgaccatccaaaaaaaaagtcacttttgGTTGCTTGTTGGAcagcctttagctttgattacgcACGCAATCACCGTGGTattgtttcgataagcttctccaatgtctcaacatttattatCATTCAGAGTTGcgttcaggtagtcagctgacctcattctttgggcatataatgttgctgaacctacacctgaccaactgcagcaaccccagatcatagcactgcccccacaggcttgtacacTAGGCACTAGGTATGATAGAttcatcacttcacctgcctctattcttaccctgatgcactcATCATTCTGAAACAGCttagaagctactcactgcatcagttagggttaaattaCTTGTCTCCAGCTGAAAAAGGCTCTTACCTtatttacttagttaaatcaaggtggtgacttatttttggatgggcagtgtatatcaCATTCCACAGCCACTATAGGCTCCCCTGCAGTGTAACAAGAAGCCTATAATGTCTACACAACAAATAGTTACACCAGTAAAGGGCTAATTAAACGATAGAACTCAATAGTTTAACACATAATGTAATGATGCTAGAGTATGTGACTGAAAGTGCATGAAGAAACACCAAAGCACACAAAACAGCTCATATCATAtagtaaaacagagaaaaatagtCCATCAAACCATCAGCAAAGGCAAGAACTGTTTCCTAATTtttgtgtatatacacactacctgtccaaaaaaacagtCCAACACCAATATTTATTGGACAACTGTGAATGTGGTtaagatctggactctgtggtggcaaGAGCATGTCGAAAAATAATATCTCATACTCCCTGATCAATTGATGGAAAAGACATTcagtcattcagtatatttaggTAGTCAGTTGATTTCATTGCGTTGCCAGTAAAAACATATCAATCACTGCAGTATTTATCCAACAGAAGGCTCTTATCTATTTGCTTACTGAAATCCAGATGGTGACCTTTTTTTGGCCAGGCAGCATATTTAGTATGCTGTAAGTGTTTCTTAATTAGAATGTTGGTGCCGTTTTTATAATGTAAGATAATTAAACAGTCTATTCAAAACTGGGCTAGCAATATATTTAGTTTCTGTCACTCTAACTGATGAAATCCTCCTGGCAGAGTTGTCAGCTGCAGTGGTAATTACACCTGGCAGCAGTAACGGCAGTGGCCGTCTGGTGTGTTCTAAAGTTGGGCAGCTGACCTTGCAAGCATttagctaaaaagaaaaaagatgggCAGAGTGATGTACAGTCTTCATAATTCTTTCTTCAtcacttttccacatttttattacacatttgCAGGTATGTGAGACTGTAGGTCACTTTCCACTGCAATGGCAATAGGTCTACTTCCTCCAAAAAGTCACTGGTCAAGGGTAGGGCTTTCTGAAGGTCTAAGAACAATTGGGGCAGGGCCTGCAGAGGTGAATGTTGCTGACTGGTTGAATACTGCATAGCTTTTTACATACCCAGGATTTTTACCACCAAAACACGTACATTATGTAGCTTGTATGTTGAGTTTGCTGAGATTCCggtaaactacatttaaaaaaaataataattcaaaactgtaaattaaaacattctTTGACATTTGGTTACTAATGGACTTTAAAAGCTTCTTTCTCTGAGAACTTTCAGGGGTTTCAGAAAGTATTTGGACCCCTACACATTTTGCACACTTTGCTGtaaatttaatgtaaacatCTACACccaaaaacatgaaatcatgtttttagaattaataaacaaaatgaatgctCAGGTTTTCTTCGATGACCAGCACCACACTTCATTATAGAGATTAGTATTAATCAGGTGATGAGCAATGGCTGGCGTTTGCCTGAGACAGTGCCAGGAATTCTGCcacaaaatattcagttttgttgttgttggtcttTGTTGAAACCACTCTCATCTTAAACTGATTTGCTGAGTAACAATGCACcaaatctgtatttaaatgtaaaacatttccCTTATTTGTTCTGAATGCCAGCCATTACAGTGGTGccaatgtttttgctttagGTACTACAGTCAATTTAAGAATAAGTGGAGTTGACACTGTGAGATGTAGCAGTGCAGGAATTAACAGAGCATCAAAATGAAAGGTGGATTTGACTGAGAGACAAACTGTTTTGTGGCTACACTGTGTCTATGACAACATCACTTATATTTCACAATATGCATTGCACCATAAAAGTTAATCACAAAGCAGAAGCACTTTACAAACTAAAAACCAAGTTAAATGCCATGTCACCCATGATGTCACAAGGGTTAGAATGTACATATTGACCTAAACACTGAGGTGTTAAAGTTAGTTTTTGACACCTTCAATATGGTCACACTATTGTCATGCTGACATCTACTGACACCAGCCACTTCATCTCCACGACAACTAAGTATACTCCAGAGTGATTTTGAAGACGATGTGGGTGCAGTGGTGAGCAACTCTTAAGTTTAGATACATAGGTTGGAAAAGATTCAAGGAGCACACAattttttaaagatgatttgTGATGCCTGGGAAAATGAGGACCACTCTGTTACACCATGTTAGAACTACAGAGTTTGTAGTAATAACACCAATAACACTAATAACAGTTGCAAGAAGGAAGATATTCATTCAGGTCCTACCTGCGGGCCACATAGTAGAACACTGGGTTTCCAGTCTTAGACGTTCCTGCCTGGTAGAAAATGTTGAGGGTCTTTAAGGCTTTAAACTCTTCCTTTTCATGGACTTGGTGCCTGAAGAACAAACCAGGGAATCATTCACACATCAacttatttaatatattttgagCTGTTTTATAAAACTATGTTTGTATTAGAACTTTAATAGGAGTTGTATTAAACCTTTATGCATAAATCCTTCAATAAGTGGTAAAAATGTGAactgtcagcttttatttaagGGCTTTGACAAGTAAAAAAGCTCCATCTGCTCTGAATTTTGAAGGATCTGGATTAATCTGATCTGACTATATAACCCTGTTTCAGAAGTGTACGtgttttttgcctgtttttgtggTCTTCCTGTTTTCGAGTCTTTCTGAGGGTTTATAACCCTCAGAAAGCGGTAAACCCTCTGTATTTCCTTTGATGACGTCTTCTTTTCGTTGTTAACTTAAAACGTGGATACACCTAATCTATTGGAGGGGTTTTAAATCTCACACTATCCGAGTCTGCAATGAACAAACAAATTGTTGTTTTGAAGTCAGTGCTTTGCTCAATGGCAGCACTAACCGACCATTAACAAGCCAAATTCACTAAATCGTGCCTCAATTGAAAAAGACATTCCATTTtagcacagaagaagaaaatagttACAAAAGATTAAATGATAATGAACAACGGAAAAACAGCAGGTACAAAAGTATACTGGCACTTAATTCAGTGcaaagtggtggtggtggtttctGCTTAAAGGAAACCAAAGAGGAAACAGCCCTAAATTCAGGAAGCCACTGTTGGCATCTTAAACCAGCAGTggtataaaattaaaacagatcttcatttaaatatgaaacCGGGAGAGCCCCAGAatcagttaaaaacaaaagaattcaGAATTAAATTCAGACAGAGAATAGTAAAGAAGTGATGTAACAAAGGAGTTATGCCTCATCTTTACCAAATCAAATAGCTAATCTACAGCTATATACGTATAACTATCACAACATACAACAGTCAAGCCCACAGGATCAGGGCACTGAAACAACCTATAGTGGTCAATGGTGGTACTGCAATCAGCATCGAAATGGcccaaaaagcatttttccCGTGAAGAGCCAGTGGAAAAGTAGTGGCTTTAAAGCcatgaatatatttttctgAGCTTCACAAGGTCAGTTCCCAAAATCAGGTCTATTATATCGCTATTAGGGAGCATCCAGAAGGTTTAGCTCAACATAACTTTTAAATCCTTACTCACAAAAATGTCTATGTTTGAACAGGAGTGTACTGTGCTTTTAAGTAATTGATGAGGCACACAGTgagatttaaaacacatttccactgtggGTTCATAAAGTGCATAAAACTGCACTCCTATCAGTCACCACAGCCAAGTAGGATGACTGTTACAGCTGTTAATTGGTGATGTAACAGACACATCACCCATGATTTATATTAACTGTATAATGTACCTCATGTTGCAAAAACTGCACATGCTGTGGCAACACATTTCACCCCTGGGGTAaataaatttgcaaaaaaatatCTGATGTATAGGTGAACATTAGAAAAGATGAATCTCAGCAGATAGTGAGTTGTGGGAGATAGTGGAATGGGAAGAGAACCTTCAGTAGACATGACGTTACAAACTAATAGAAAACTCACCTGGTCATAAACTCCTCAAACTTAGAGCTGGTCAGATTAAGACTGGACCAGTGAGTGTCGGCCACAGGTTTGTGTTCAGGAGGTCCCAGGTAGGCTAGCAGGGTTGCCATCTTGTCGAAAGGTCGCCTGCCTACAGCCTTGTGATCCCTGAAAATGAGACAGTAACACACTTTCATACAAAATGATTAACTCATTTAAATGCAGTGACAAGTTCATACTGTAGAACATGCTAGAGTTGTGCGTTAGATAAAATCATCTGTATCCTGACCTGTTACTGGAGAGGTACTGGCCAATCCGCTCCTGGTTGTTCCAGAGCAGGCGGTGGAGGGCCAGCACATTTCCATCACTGATAAAGGACAGACTGTGGTTGACAGAGTCACTGGGCGGAGAGTCAGACGCAATATCCAAGAAAAACCTGTgatggagagatgagagaaCACACTCAACCCTGCAGACAGAGGATCTATACAAGCCATTTCTCTGCCTTAGCTACAGATAATCTGTGGGGTTTGTAGGgtgaaacaaaaaagacaaacacacctACAATTAAGAGAACACAACATTCAAAGTAACACCGAGGTCTAAAACACATCGATTGTTGGTGTTCAGAGTTATTCTGGGCACTTCCTAGAAGCTATTTTAACCCATTGCTCTAATGTTTTATAGACAGATATGAACACTCCAGTGTTATTCTGCTAGTTTTTCAGCTGATGCTGTTTCGTCTCTGAACAAACCAGTCATTgccacagcagctgaaggtCAACATTTTTGTAGGAGGGTAGAGAATTTGTAAAATTTTGTGGCTTCCCAAGTTACAAATTTGGCCTGTAAAGCTAGGATAAGGATAACTGTATATTACTCATCAATGCTAACTTCACTTGCAAATTGGATGCTTCTTGATCATCACATTGTCTGAGGTAGATTTGTATATATTATCACACTTGTCTCTTTTCATAAGGACTAATTTCTTGACATTAGTAGCATCAGATATAGCTTTGTTTGCTTAAATGCCAAATAAATTCTGTTTGTAGCAGCACTTGAGTGTGGGATGACTGTGTTCCTACACTAAGCGCTCAGCTTGGTGCTTCTGGTGTCCTACCTCCGGGCTGAGTCAAAGTTGCTCTTCACAAAGTCATTAAAAGGCCTCATGTGCTCTTCTTTCGTAAACAAGACGTGATTGGCAATGCTCTGCAAAATCTGaaggaaaatacacaaataaatatccATATTACTGAGGTTAATACAGAGACAATCAACATAGTTATTATTACACATCAAAGCTATGTTAAATTGTTGGCCCTGTCTTATGCCAGCAGTGGCCTGGTTAAGAGGTGAATGACTGTGGCACTTTGACGATGTGTTATATGTGTGACTCACTCTTGGGACGCTCTAATGGCCATTACGACACGCATGTTCAGTATGTTCATGTTACAGTTACGTCAGCTAATCAGATATAATTGGCTAGGATTAGAATTAAAGTACAACAAAGAGTACTAGCTAACAACATTCTGCAGCTGCTCTTGTGCACTAAGTACTTGCATGCTGTGTGGAGTGGGaaaatcacatcacatgacCTGTTATTTCTATGCTTTGAGgaacagtagaaataaaatgtaataatattaaaatattttaataaaagtaaacagaATTCATACTAGATTTGTTGAAcaacttttttaatttacatattttgtcCTCCAGTCACTtttttcacatcattttcaatcaaaataatagtaaaacaaaggaagattgggaaacacagagagagatctAAGTTTGACATATTTGAGTAACCAATAAGAACATTTATGTGAGGCATACTCAGGAGTCAAGCACTCTTATATTATCCAAATTTTGTCCTGCTGCAGGACAATGAGTCAAAGCACAGCTCCAAACTATGCAAGAACTATTTAAGGAAGAAGCTGGTATTCCGTCTATAATACAGCAGAGTAACTGGAGTTCAATGCTATGAAGCTACTATAGGAGCAGCTTTACTGTATTGTACATTAAAAATGACCTTCAAGTCAATAGAGTTTGTGGCAGGTGTTTCACAGAGGCATGGGAATAAATCTCTTCAGATAACCTCATCAAACCGACAACTAGAATACGCTGTGCCTTCAATTCTAGAATAGCTGAAATTGGAAAGCAAAGTTTCAAGGACTTCAATGGCCATTTTCTATCCCATTCATATCATCAACGTAGCTTCAAGAGTAAGCTACAACTGAAATcctgtaatactgtatatatgtaataaTTGAACTAGAGCTCCCACCAACACGTAGAGGCCTTAGAGAAGGACTCTTTGGTCcttacatttaatattattcaAGTAAGACTGACCCACTGGGTAACAATGCAATTTAcccattttttttaatgtggagaAACTGTGGGTTTTGATGACAAATCTTGGGGAAAATTATGACATAATTTCCTAGCAGACTAGGGTTTGAATTTCCCTGTGACACTAACAGTTTCCCATG
It encodes:
- the omgb gene encoding oligodendrocyte-myelin glycoprotein — encoded protein: MMRALTMPACCAALLCLVLLLLGGLVLSICPSVCSCSRGHRMVDCSSRGLTKLPHGLQHNIHFLNLSFNSLQGLDSQLSHYAHLRTLDLSYNRLESMPLALPRSLWDIRAAGNHMRSLDKNDTAYHWNLKVLDLSDNELERVVFINNTLPSLQALNLSQNRFWTVPTNMPHNLEIIDLSHNFLVQILPGSLDRLPRLVQLYLHVNRFSWLSEGVFDKLTRLEVMTLGDNPWACEEEENITKLLRWAEQTHATVLGCPCYTRPICGQSHLATPGREWHSALFTEPPLWVNSRGDGQSPARTPEVTSSYQVKSAIFETGIYQEKRGSNESGDHVMFVWTSSTSFDSFSAHTSTTAHPRSSANKPKVANSRNKGHGLLVKTQKTVTLTILVITTLVFNTY